Below is a window of Corynebacterium kalinowskii DNA.
CTCCACTTGTGCGATCTGCTGTGCTCCTTGAGCTTCGAGTTCTTCTCGCATGGTGGTCATCTTTTGGTTTAGAACATAGAGTGAATTTTTTTGAGTCAGAATGTTGCCACGTTCGCGCACATAGTCGCCATGAATGACGACCTCTTTCGCAGGCAGGGCGGCAATCGCAGTGTCGATGGAATCGATGGCCTTTTCGTATTCGCCGAGTCTACGATGACCTTCAGCGCGGCGCATCCAAGCATTCGAGTCCTTCGGATCTAGACGAATCAGTTGGGTAGAAATATCAACCAGTTTGTCGCCGTAGGCGCCGAGCGGCGACAGCCACATTCCGTGAATTAGCAAATGCAGAATTTTTGGATGATCACTCTCAGCAATGACCTTTTCGATGTCCTCTACCCTTACTTTTTCCCCTTTGGCCAGGTCGGCAAAGAGGCGAAAGGCACTGACAATTGCGTGATACTCTTTGGGAACTTCGTCGAGAATCCCAATTGCCTGACGGATCTTGCGATAATCGAAATCGAATCGGGCAGATTGCAAATAGCAATAGATGATCGTGAACCCTCGCAAACCTGGCTCAGCGTTCGTGAGTTCCCGGCGCTGAACGATGTCCACGGCGCTATTGTTTTTGCTTCGGGCGTACCAACATACCCCCGCTGCCAAGTTGAGCATGTCGGAGAACGCAATATCGTTATCGACGATCCAGGTGGCAAATCCCGAAACCCAATCCGTTGGTTGTGCGTCAACGATCGCATGCATCTCCGACGCGTACGAATCATAGTCAACTTCAGTTTGTGCCACGCCAGCTCCTCGAGTGTGATCTGACATACCTACTACAATGGCATGTCGATAGTCCATTATCACTTACGAAGGTACTTTCATGCCCACTTCTTCGCTCTCATCGTTGATCGGTCCCGTTCTAGCTCCAACGATGCCGGAGGTGCGAGCAATCTGCGTGAGCAGCATCAATGGCAAGGCATCGCTAAACGGACGTTCGCACGGATTAGGATCGCCACTCGATTTCGAGCTATTGAATTCTTTGCGGCAATGGTCGGATTGTGTTCTCGTCGGTAGGAAAACCGTAGTTTCGGAAAACTACTTTGGAGTGCGCACAAATGTGGGTGACAAGGAGACGCGACTCCTTCGCGGACAAAGCCCTGTTCCACCAATCTGTGTAGTGACTCGCTCGTTAGATATTGATCCGAATTCTCAGTTCTTCACCGACACTTCCACGCCCCCCTTGATCCTTGTACCTGAAAACACAAGTGTGACCGAGCACGGCCGACTTCTCCAGGCCGCAGGGGCAAGCATTCACGAGTTTTCTGCCAGTGCTCTGGACAAATTGCATTCACTCGGGTTTCGTAGAATTCTCGTTGAGGGCGGACCACAACTTATTGGCGCGTTGCTAAGCCAGGGGTCCGTCGATAAGCTCCACGTTACGGTCGCTCCGTGGATCGTGTGGAGTGATGAAGCTTCTCTACTGCAGGGTATCGAGGTAACTCAGAAATTGGAACTAGAGCACCACGCCGCCGACGAAGACGGCTGCGTTTTTCTGCGATATCGCGTGCGTAAATGAGTGTTGCTCACCGTCGATCCCATTGGCGGCAGTTACTGTGATCAAGTGATGAATGCGATTGAAAGCCGGATGGCGCAGATCTGGGTTGCGGGTGAGCCTGTGTCTGATGAGCTGCGCCGTCGTCGCACCCCCATAGATGCGCTAGCAAACGCCGCTCTCTGGCCGATTGCTCTGATGCTCATTATCCATCGGGTCTTCGTGTTAGCCATCAACGGCAACGTGACGGATGACTTTTCCACCGTGTACTACGCGCTGCGCCGATTTCATGATGGTGTCTCGGTCTACAACGAGACCTATCATTTCGTTGATCCCCACTATCTTTACAGCCCTGGTGCGACCTTGTTCTTGTCCCCGCTCGGGCTGCAAACCGACTTTGATACCGCGCGCACCATTTTCATCTTGGCCAATGCACTAGCCATCGTGGCTGCGCTGGGAATGATAACCAGGCTCTTCGGGTACTCGCTACGCAGCGCCCTCTTTCCGTTTTCTGTAGTGGCGGCATACCTCACCGAGGCCGTGCAAAACACCCTGGTCTTTTCAAACATCAACGGCCTGCTATTACTCGCTCTGGCGTCCTTTTTAACACTGCTGAAATCCGATAGACGCTGGTCAGCAGGCCTGATTTTGGGCGTGGCTATTCTGATCAAACCTATCTTTGCCCCGCTGCTGTTCTTGCCGTTTGCTAAGGCGAACTGGCAAACAATTGTCTCAGCTTTCGCCATCCCAATCGCATTCAATGCTGCCGCTTGGCCGATCGTGCCACAGGCAAGCGACTATGTCACCCGTACCGTGCCTTACCTGGGCTTGACCAGAGATTTCGCCAACTCTTCCCTCCCCGGCATCGCCCTCTACTTTGGGATGCCACAGTGGCAGGAAAAGTTCTGGTTTTTCCTTTTCGCCCTGATCATTATCGCTGGCCTTATCGCGCTGCTGCGATACCGCTACAGTGACCCGTTGCTGTGGATGGTGTGTACCGCGTCGCTGCTCCTCGCGGGCGTGTTCTTCTTGTCGTCGCTAGGCCAGATGTACTACTCCATGCTGCTGTTCCCGCTGCTGTTTACTGCCACCTTGCGACGCTCCCCCATGCATAATCCCCTTGCCTGGCTGGCTGCCTACGGTTTTCTCACCATTGACAACTGGAACTCCGACGAGTGGATCGATACCGGCCGCTGGTTCACATTCCTCCTACCGACTGTTGGTTGGGCGTTGATCCTTATCGTTATCTCTGTGAGCGCGGTAGTATGGGCGCTTTCAGAACAGAAAGGCACCCACCATGACAGACTTCAAGCTGCTTAGCGACGACCAATGGCGGCAGCGCCTCACCCCTTCGGAATATCAGGTGCTGCGCGAAGCGGGCACTGAAGCTCCGCACACCGGTGAATACACTGACACTTTCGCCGAGGGTATCTATTCGTGCCGCGCCTGCGGCGCCGAGCTGTTCCGCGCCGACGCTAAATTCCAGGCACACTGTGGCTGGCCTGCTTTCTATAGCCCTCTTGCCGGCGATCGAATCATCGAACGGGAAGACAACTCCCTGGGGATGCGCAGAGTTGAGGTGCTATGTGCCAACTGCGAATCCCATCTGGGGCACGTGTTCGAGGGAGAAGGTTACCCGACTCCCACTGATCTGCGGTACTGCATCAATTCGATTTGCATGACCTTCGAGCCCGCGAAGTAATCAAGTTTTTAATCGTTTGTTGCTCCAAACAGAAAAGGCCTTCCCCGAGGGGAAGGCCTTTGTCATATCTCAGCTTTAAGGCATAACTTCGATGATTTCAGAGATGTCCGCGACGCGACGGCCGGAGAAGAACGGAACTTCTTCACGCACGTGGAGACGAGCCTCCGTGTAGCGCATCTGGTGCATGAGGTCGACAATGCGGTGCATTTCCGGTGCCTCGAAAGCGAGCATCCACTCGTAGTCGCCCAACGCGAATGCAGGAACAGTGTTCGCACGTACATCTGGGAACTCGCGGGCAGACTGGCCGTGCTCAGCGAGGATACGACGACGCTCCTTGGCATCCATCAGGTACCAGTCGTAGGAACGCACGAATGGGTACACGCAGATCCAAGCACCTGGCTCTTCGCCCATGATGAAGGACGGCAGGTGGGAGCGGTTGAACTCTGCAGGACGGTGGAGGGAGGTGCCGGTCCAGAAGATCTCGGAAACCTGTCCCAGAACGGTCACACGACGGAAGTCGTTGTATGCCTTCTGGATGTCGGCAATTTCTTCAGCGATGAACCAGATCATGTAGTCAGCTTCAGCGCGGATACCCGAGATGTCGTAGATGCCGCGCACGGTGACGACACCGGCCTTCTCCAGTTCGGCTAAGAATGCTTGCGCCTCAGCCACAATGTCCGCACGTTCGTTGCCCAAGGCGCCGGGAAGCACCTTGAACGTAGCAAACATGGAGTAGCGCTGCATGCTGTTCAGCTTGTCGAAATCCAACTTCTCGGCCATCGAAAAGGGTGTCCTTTCTCAAATGAATGTTCTGCCCAACTATATCAACCTTTAGTTGGAGAGAGGTCGAAGGCTGATGAAACCAGGGACGTCGATAAGCCTGCAGGCTCTCGGCGCGCCTTCACCACCCCGGCCACTTCGCTAGATACCTTGGATCCTTGTGAGCGACTCCGAAATTCGTAGCCTTATCTCGACAGCTGGCAAGCAGCAGGTTTCCGAGCCTGTTGCGTTCAAAGACGCTGTCGAATCAATGCACCGTGCGCAGCTTCGGGACGAGATTTCACTGGGTCCGATTCGTCCACCACAGCGACTAGCCCCGTTCAGTCACGCGATCGGTTTGGAAGTCGCACATCCGGACACCGATATCATCGCAGCTGAAAGTGAAGGCGACGCTTTTGGGCGCCTTATTTTGCTGCACGACCCAGGCTCTGATGAGACCTGGGACGGCGACATGCGACTTGTCGCTTACATTCAGGCCGACATGGACGATTCTGTCGCCGGCGACCCGCTACTGCCTGAAGTTGCGTGGGAATGGCTCAACGAAGGCCTTGACACCATCGGAGCCCAGTACAGCAATCTGGGGGGCACTGTCACCTCCACGGCATCGGTTCGCTTCGGCGAAATTGGTGGCCCGCCACGCGCCTTCCAGCTTGAGTTGCGGGCCTCTTGGACAGCGCAGTCCAATGACCTCACCCCCCACGTTGAAGCGTTCGCACAAGTTCTGGCGAATGTTGCCGGTCTGCCACCTGCGGGCATCGCAGAGATTGGCTCCACCACGTAGTGAATGCGCCGCTGCTGCTCGAGCCTCGCGACGGCCTGCCAGCGGTCGCCCACACCCCTGAAGAATTCATAGCTGCCGCACGCGCGCTTGATGCCGGCCGCGGCCCCTTTGCCATCGACACCGAGCGCGCATCCGACTACCGCTTTGATGACCGCGCCTTTCTGATTCAGATCAGACGACGCGACTCTGGCACTTTTCTCATCGCACCTGAAGGCCACCGCCCCGAGTGCCGAGCAGCCCTCGCACCAGTACTCAATGGTCAGGAATGGGTGTTGCACGCGGCGGCCAGCGACCTACCTGCACTGTACCAACTCGGTCTGAAACCTGGCCTGATTTTTGACACCGAAGTCAGCGGTCGGCTGCTCGGGCTCCCCAAGGTCAACCTGGCAGCCCTCACCGAAGATGTGCTCGGGGTTGCCCTAGAAAAGCAACACGGCAACGAAGACTGGTCCACTTGGCCCCTGCCCGAATCCTGGATCAATTACGCTGCCTTGGACGTAGAGCTGCTGCTCGAGCTCGCCGAGGCGCTCACTGAGCTTCTCGACGCCGCTGGCAAACTCTCCTGGCTCGTGCAAGAATGCGCCCACATCGCAGCCACTGCGGCCCCGGCTGATCCAACGTGGCGTGATCTCAAGGGGGTCGGAAAGCTGCACACCTCGGAACAGTTGCTCATCGCCAAGACATTGTGGGAGCGCCGTCAAGCAGTGGGGCGTGAGCGAGACCAAGCGCCACATAAGATTCTCGCCAATAAGGCGATCATTGCCCTTGCCACCTCCTTACCCACCTCCAGGGAAGGTGTGCGTTCATCGATCGGGCGTCGTGCGAGTTCGGGCTTGGTGTCGCGTATTTCCGTGGCAATGAACCGCGTTCGCACTAGTCCGAAAGAGACGTGGCCACAGCCTACGCGGCGCGACTACAACCTAGCGCCTGCCCCACGTTCCATGTGGAGCTCCAGCTTCCCGGACGCACAGGCAGCGTTGGAGGCCGCTCGAATGCATCTCGCAGAGCTCGCAGAGGCAACCCACACCCCTCAGGAGAACTTGATCCAACCGGCTATCTTGCGGGAGATCATTTGGGCAAGCGTGGTAACGCGAAAAGTGACCACGAGCGCGCAGTTGCGCGACTACATGGCCACCGTTGGAGTGCGTCCTTGGCAGCAGGAGCTCACCGCTCCCCTGCTAGCCGAGATCCTTATTTAGACCTCTGGTTCCTCGTCATTCGTAGTGATCTCTTCCAGCCATTCGGTGACAGATGCAATAATGCCCGGTGCGTCCATACCCAGCTCTTCCAGCAGCTGGCCACGGGAAGCGTGCTCGAGGAATTTCTCGGGAACAGCAATGTGGCGGACCGGCACATCAATGCTCGCGCAGTTCAGTGCTTCAGAAATCAATGCGCCAATGCCACCGTGCATGACACCGTCCTCAATGGTCACCACCAAATCGTGATCATCGGCTAGTGCCAACAGCGAAGGGGCAACGGGAACGACCCAGCGGGGATCGACCACAGTGACGTTCGAACCGGATTCTTGCAGGGCATCGGCGGCAATGAGTGCGTCGTGAGCCGTCGAACCGGTGGCAATTAACAAAATGCTCGGAGTTTGCTCGTCCTGATCAGCCTCACCATAGCGGAGTACATCGACGCCGTCGTGAAGCTGCTCGATCGCCTCAATCGGTTTCGGCAGATTGCCCTTCGGGAAGCGGACGACGGTAGGTCCAGTGGAAACCTCGATTGCTTCATCGAAAAGCTCAACGAGCTGTTCCCCATCGCGCGGCGCGGCGATTCGGATGCCTGGCACGATACTGAGCAAGGAGTAGTCCCACACACCGTTGTGGCTTGCACCGTCAGAACCCGTGATGCCAGCGCGGTCGAGCACAAAAGTGACCGGCAGGCCCGTCAGCGCAACATCCATGAGCACTTGGTCAAAGGCACGGTTCATGAAAGTGGCGTAGATCGCTACTATTGGGTGCAGACCGCCCAGCGCTAAACCGGCAGCGGAGGCAACTGCGTGCTGCTCTGCGATACCGACGTCATAAAAGCGCTCGGGGAAACGAGAGCCGAATGCGGCCAGTCCGGTAGGACCTGCCATCGCGGCGGTAATCGCCACGATGTCTTCGCGACGTTCGCCGGCATCAACCAGCGTCTTGGCAAACTGTCCAGTCCAGGACGGTCCGGATTCCGACAATGGGTCTCCGGTGCGCGGATCAATTACTCCGGTGGAGTGCATAAGGTCAGCGGTGTTGGCCTCCGCCGGGGCGTATCCGCGCCCCTTTTCCGTCACAACGTGGACGATCAGCGGGCCTTCGTACTCCCGGGCGTACTCAAAAGCATGCTCCAATGCCTTGAGATTGTGGCCGTCCACTGGGCCAATGTACTTCATGCCCAGTTCTGGGAACATCTCGGTGGTGATGACGGTGTTCTTCACGCCTTCCTTGAACGCGTGCAGCGCGTCAAAGGTGCGACGTCCGACCCACCCCATAGAGTTCAAGGTGGACTTGCCTTGCTCCATCACGCGGTCGTAGAACGGCTGCATGCGAAGTTCGGCTAGGTTCTCGGCCAGGCCACCGATGGTCGGTGAATAGCTGCGGCCATTGTCATTGACCACGATAACTACGTTGCTGCTTTTGTCCGTGGCAATGTTGTTCAGCGCTTCCCAGCACATACCGCCGGTCAAAGCACCATCGCCGACAACGGCTACGGTCTTGTTCGCCTTGCCAGTCCGGGCAGCGGCTTTAGACAAGCCATCCGCCACCGACAGCGACGCGGAGGCATGGCTCGATTCAGTCCAGTCGTGTTCGCTTTCAGCCCGACTGGTGTAACCCGACAGTCCGCCCTTTTGACGCAGGGTGTCGAATTGGTCGTGCCGGCCAGTCAGAATCTTGTGAACGTAGCTCTGGTGCGACGTGTCAAAGACAAACGGATCTGTTGGCGAATCAAAAGCCTTATGCAATGCGATCGTCAGCTCGACCACACCGAGGTTCGGCCCTAAGTGACCACCCGTGGCAGAGACCTTTTGCACTAGAAAATCCCGGATTTCGCTCGCCAGTTGCTCGAGTTGCTCAGGACTCAGCGCCTTAACATCTGCGGGCGATGCTATGCCAGCAAGAATTTCGCACTCATCCATGAAGACACCTTTACCTAACCAAATCCATCTCTACCTGCGCTGTTTCGCCTTTGAAGCGAGCTAGTTCATCAACGCGCCCCGTAAGGGGGCCAGCTATTTCTCGCAATGATACGCGGTCTCCCGCTCCTGTTTCCAGCAGCCCTAGTCGCGTGTCAGGAATGCGAATGTTTCACTGTGGTGCGTGCCTGGGAAAGCATTGAACATCCTGAGGTCGCGCAGGCTATATCCGTGTTCGACCCATACTGCCAGGTCACGCGCCATTGTTGCCGGGTCGCAACCAACGTGAACAACAGCCTGTGGTGTTGATTCTGCGAGCTTGTGGATGACCGCCGCGCCGGCGCCTTTTCGTGGTGGATCGAGCACGATTGCTGCAGCAGCAGGCAGCTTGTCGACGACCTTCGCCACGTCACCGGTAACAAACTCAACCTTGGCATCCTGTACGGCTGCGCGCCCCGCCTTTGCGGCACCGGCTCCGAGCTCCACCGAGCTAATGCTGGCATTGGGAAGCGCAGTTCTAATTGCGGGTACGAATAGACCCACGCCACCGTAGAGATCCCATACGTGAGCATCTGCTGGCAGCTCGGCGGAACTGAGCCATTCGGTCACCGTGTCTGTATAAGCTGTCGGTGCTGCAACGTGAGCTTGCCAGAACCCCAAGGGATCAAGGTGGAAAGTGGTGTCACCAACCTGTTGCTCGACGGTGGCTGGTCCACTGATCTTCCGGGTTTGTCGAGTCACATTGCGCCCTCGAGCTGCCTTCTTGGATTCGACCACAGTGCGCTGGCCATTACTGCCCACAGCGACAACTAGCTCCGCTCCTGGAGTAAATCGTGCATCGGCAGCAACGACATCGTCCAAAACGCCCGCAGCTGCTTGAGCGCACACGGCACCGGTGACGATCTCATTGGACAACGTTGCCCGCATGCCGGCACGCCCTTGGCTATCTACCCCGAGGCGGAAGCGGGTTCGCCAACCAACGGTCGGCTGAAGGTCAATTACCTCGATTTCCGGCAGGTTCTCCAATTTACCGATCCGTTGGAGCTGCTCGGCAACCGTTTTTGCTTTGATCTCCAGTTCCAATTCCGGAGAAGCTGTACTGAAGTCGCAGCACCCAGCACCTGCTGCCGCTGCAGGACAACGGTGTGGCACCCGGCCGGGCGAAGATTCGACAATGTCGTCGATACGCGCGCGAGCAAACCTCTTCTTCACCTCGACCAAGGTGGCCCGCACGGTATCACCAGGCAATGCTCCGGGAACAAAAATCACTGCGCCCTCGTGTCGTGCGACGCCTTCGCCGCCGTGGGCAGCAGAGTCGATGGTGAGAGTGAATTGGTCGCCGATGCTCAGGCTATCCATGTGATTGTGCTTCCTCTTGTGCAGCATTGGCGCGACGCACAGCCCAGACAGTCAACAGTGTGACAAGTCCGGTGAGTGGCCAGCCCATGATGAGTTTGACAGCAGCCAAGGTGTTGGTTGCGTCCTGGTTGTACAGATTGTTTTGGACAAAGAATCGAGAAAAGAACACCACGGCCCAGGCGCCGGTGGCCAGGTCGTACATCCGTAACGCGATTTTGTTCTTTCGCCACGACATGTCCTCGCCGTTAATGCCCCTCCAGATGACTCCGACAGCGGGCCATCGCGACGCGATGGAAAGAAGGAAAACAATGCCGAAGAGCAAGCTCACCCAGATCCCATACAGGAAGTAGCCTTTGGCGTCGCCCGTATACCACGCGATGCCCGCTCCGATAGCCACACCGATGACACCCGAAACTGCGGGCTGCATGTTTTCTTTGCGCACCATTCTCACAATGGCGATCACGAGTGCGACGCCCAGTGCCGCAGCAAGAGCGGGAAGGAGCCCTAATCGGTTGTTGACGGGGATCAGGACCAGGATTGGCAGTGTCGATGAAACGAGGCCACTGAGTCCGCCCATTTGCTCCAAGAGGGTGGGCTCGGCGTCCGTCGCCGCTTCGGTATTCTGTACTGCTGGGCTCTGGTTCATCGACCCTCGTTTTCCTGATGCTGTGCATCGCGAGCTTGCATTTGCTGCAGCGCGGAACCGGAATCGGGGTGTACCTCGGGACCTTGGTTGTCCGGTACTGGGGAAGAATCCGCTGGCGTTGAAGGAGCTTGCGCAGATTGCTGGGTAGGAATTGGTGCTCCGCCTTGAGCTGCTCGTTCGCGCATCGCCTGTTGAACTTGTTCGACCAACGGAGCAGGCATCACCACTGGCAATACGGTTCCCGCCATCATCGGGTTCTCACCTCGATAGACGAAGGTTCGAGCAATGATCTCTCGACCTAGTAGTGCGAGGTCCGCAGCAGTTTCGTTGGGAGCGGCCAGCGTCACGCGCAGTGTCCAACGATTCCCTTCGGCACCGATCATGCGAATAGTCGCGTGTTCAGTTTTGCCGACGATCTCCGGCCCCCAGGGGCCTTCTTCCAACTCGGCTTCCAAGCCGTCTCGGCTCATGCCTTCCTGAATCTCTGCGATTGAATCCTGCCAAAGACCTCCGGAAAGCGCAGAAGCGAAAGCTACGGGAGTTACCCGGCCAACCTTGGTGACGAGGTGGACCATACGAGGACCATCCGGACCCATTTCCACTTGTACTTCGGACGGGCGTGGCATAGGAATCTTGATCGAACCAAGGTCTAGTACACCGTCCGAGAAATCTGAGAAATCGAACTCTTCGATTGCAACCTCGTCACCATCGAAAGGGCCACGGTTGGGGTCGGCGGCAGGCACAGTCGCAGGAACTTGCTGCGGCGCGATTACTGACTCAGCAGACTCCACACTTGAAGTGTCGCCAGAAGTTGCTTCGGGAGCATCTACGGTGTCGTTCTTTTTCGAAAATGGCCACATGGTTGTTTTACCTGCTGCTTTCTCTATCGGCCGGTTGAGCCGTGTCCACCAGTTCCGCGGACAGTCTCGTCAAGGTCGTCGACTTCTTCAAAGTCCACCAGTTCAACTCGTTGAACTACCAGTTGAGCGATGCGATCGCCACGTGTGATCACGATGTCCTCGCGTGGGTCAAGATTGATCAGGCACACCTTGATCTCCCCACGATAGTCGGCATCGACAGTACCTGGAGCATTCACAATCGAAAGTCCCTGCCGAGCAGCCAATCCACTACGGGGATGAATCAGACCGACAGTCCCCAGCGGAAGTGCAATAGCGATTCCCGTCCCTACGAGAATTCGTTCACCTGGCGCAATAGTGACCGACTCTGTGGCATAAAGGTCGGCACCGGCGTCACCCCGGTGTGCACGTCGCGGAAGCGGAAGGTCCGGATCGAGTCGTTTGATCTGGATCGTAGCGGGGAAGTTCATTTCACTCACGCCTCCTACCCTAGCTTTTGTCGACTTAAGCGTGCGGGATTAGTGGCGTTGTGGCGGTCTAGTAAGGTTGGTTCTCGTGAATACATCAGGTTCGAAGGAGACACCTGCCTCCCCGGCGGTCCTGTATCAAGAGCGCCAATGGGTGCCGTGGTACTGGTGGTTAGCAGGTTTAGGGATTTCGTTTCTCACGGCGGCGCAGATTGCGCACAATCGTGATGAGATCTGGTTCTGGGTGCCCTTTATCTTCTTTGGCACCATCGCGCTGTGGTCGCTGTGGCGGTTATCGAGCACGCACATTGCCGTGGAAAAGGACGCAGATGGCCTCACTTGGCTGCGCGCGGGGGATGCGAACCTCCCAGCTGCCGTCGTTTCCCGGACACTCGCGGTACCGGCTACGGCTAAGCGCAATGCGATGGGCCGCCAGCTAGATCCCGCAGCTTTCGTAGTGTCCCGAAGCTGGATCCCCGAGATGGCGATGTTTGTCCTTGACGATCCAGAAGACTCCACTCCCTACTGGCTGGTCACTTCGAAGGATCCAGACGCACTCCTGGCGGCTTTCCACTCTTAAGTTCGAAGAAAAACGCCCCGCGCTACCTCAACAACGAGGCAGGCGCGGGGCATTTTTGTGATGTCCTACTAGGCGCAATCGAGGCAGATGATCGTGCCGTCGACCTCCGTATGGGAGATGCGATTGCGACGCTGTACCAAGAAGCAGCTACCACAGGTAAATTCATCTTCGCGGCGGGGAACCACGGTCACGTTGAGCTCTTCGCCGGAAAGATCGAGAGCTGGAAGGTCAAACGGCTCAACCATGTCATCGTCATCGTCCATATCGCTGACGGTGTTTTCTGCGGCCTTCAGACCTTCGAGAGAGTCAGTCTCGAGTTCGTCTTCGATGCGGCGGCGGGGTGCGTCGTAGTCGGTAGCCATGCCTGTAGGTTCCTTTTGGATTGGTTAAGAAACAGCCAACCGATGGTGGTTGACGAATGTGCATATATCGTCGCGGATATTAAAACAACTTCGCCCATTTGTCACGTTGCCACCAAGACTTTTTCAAAACTCTTTCCCCACCTGCACTTTTTCGGAGCGGATGCCCCCTCTTACTGCACCC
It encodes the following:
- a CDS encoding pyrimidine reductase family protein; translation: MPTSSLSSLIGPVLAPTMPEVRAICVSSINGKASLNGRSHGLGSPLDFELLNSLRQWSDCVLVGRKTVVSENYFGVRTNVGDKETRLLRGQSPVPPICVVTRSLDIDPNSQFFTDTSTPPLILVPENTSVTEHGRLLQAAGASIHEFSASALDKLHSLGFRRILVEGGPQLIGALLSQGSVDKLHVTVAPWIVWSDEASLLQGIEVTQKLELEHHAADEDGCVFLRYRVRK
- a CDS encoding glycosyltransferase family 87 protein → MNAIESRMAQIWVAGEPVSDELRRRRTPIDALANAALWPIALMLIIHRVFVLAINGNVTDDFSTVYYALRRFHDGVSVYNETYHFVDPHYLYSPGATLFLSPLGLQTDFDTARTIFILANALAIVAALGMITRLFGYSLRSALFPFSVVAAYLTEAVQNTLVFSNINGLLLLALASFLTLLKSDRRWSAGLILGVAILIKPIFAPLLFLPFAKANWQTIVSAFAIPIAFNAAAWPIVPQASDYVTRTVPYLGLTRDFANSSLPGIALYFGMPQWQEKFWFFLFALIIIAGLIALLRYRYSDPLLWMVCTASLLLAGVFFLSSLGQMYYSMLLFPLLFTATLRRSPMHNPLAWLAAYGFLTIDNWNSDEWIDTGRWFTFLLPTVGWALILIVISVSAVVWALSEQKGTHHDRLQAA
- the msrB gene encoding peptide-methionine (R)-S-oxide reductase MsrB gives rise to the protein MTDFKLLSDDQWRQRLTPSEYQVLREAGTEAPHTGEYTDTFAEGIYSCRACGAELFRADAKFQAHCGWPAFYSPLAGDRIIEREDNSLGMRRVEVLCANCESHLGHVFEGEGYPTPTDLRYCINSICMTFEPAK
- the hemQ gene encoding hydrogen peroxide-dependent heme synthase; translated protein: MAEKLDFDKLNSMQRYSMFATFKVLPGALGNERADIVAEAQAFLAELEKAGVVTVRGIYDISGIRAEADYMIWFIAEEIADIQKAYNDFRRVTVLGQVSEIFWTGTSLHRPAEFNRSHLPSFIMGEEPGAWICVYPFVRSYDWYLMDAKERRRILAEHGQSAREFPDVRANTVPAFALGDYEWMLAFEAPEMHRIVDLMHQMRYTEARLHVREEVPFFSGRRVADISEIIEVMP
- a CDS encoding DUF3000 domain-containing protein, translated to MSDSEIRSLISTAGKQQVSEPVAFKDAVESMHRAQLRDEISLGPIRPPQRLAPFSHAIGLEVAHPDTDIIAAESEGDAFGRLILLHDPGSDETWDGDMRLVAYIQADMDDSVAGDPLLPEVAWEWLNEGLDTIGAQYSNLGGTVTSTASVRFGEIGGPPRAFQLELRASWTAQSNDLTPHVEAFAQVLANVAGLPPAGIAEIGSTT
- a CDS encoding HRDC domain-containing protein → MNAPLLLEPRDGLPAVAHTPEEFIAAARALDAGRGPFAIDTERASDYRFDDRAFLIQIRRRDSGTFLIAPEGHRPECRAALAPVLNGQEWVLHAAASDLPALYQLGLKPGLIFDTEVSGRLLGLPKVNLAALTEDVLGVALEKQHGNEDWSTWPLPESWINYAALDVELLLELAEALTELLDAAGKLSWLVQECAHIAATAAPADPTWRDLKGVGKLHTSEQLLIAKTLWERRQAVGRERDQAPHKILANKAIIALATSLPTSREGVRSSIGRRASSGLVSRISVAMNRVRTSPKETWPQPTRRDYNLAPAPRSMWSSSFPDAQAALEAARMHLAELAEATHTPQENLIQPAILREIIWASVVTRKVTTSAQLRDYMATVGVRPWQQELTAPLLAEILI
- the dxs gene encoding 1-deoxy-D-xylulose-5-phosphate synthase codes for the protein MDECEILAGIASPADVKALSPEQLEQLASEIRDFLVQKVSATGGHLGPNLGVVELTIALHKAFDSPTDPFVFDTSHQSYVHKILTGRHDQFDTLRQKGGLSGYTSRAESEHDWTESSHASASLSVADGLSKAAARTGKANKTVAVVGDGALTGGMCWEALNNIATDKSSNVVIVVNDNGRSYSPTIGGLAENLAELRMQPFYDRVMEQGKSTLNSMGWVGRRTFDALHAFKEGVKNTVITTEMFPELGMKYIGPVDGHNLKALEHAFEYAREYEGPLIVHVVTEKGRGYAPAEANTADLMHSTGVIDPRTGDPLSESGPSWTGQFAKTLVDAGERREDIVAITAAMAGPTGLAAFGSRFPERFYDVGIAEQHAVASAAGLALGGLHPIVAIYATFMNRAFDQVLMDVALTGLPVTFVLDRAGITGSDGASHNGVWDYSLLSIVPGIRIAAPRDGEQLVELFDEAIEVSTGPTVVRFPKGNLPKPIEAIEQLHDGVDVLRYGEADQDEQTPSILLIATGSTAHDALIAADALQESGSNVTVVDPRWVVPVAPSLLALADDHDLVVTIEDGVMHGGIGALISEALNCASIDVPVRHIAVPEKFLEHASRGQLLEELGMDAPGIIASVTEWLEEITTNDEEPEV
- a CDS encoding class I SAM-dependent RNA methyltransferase produces the protein MDSLSIGDQFTLTIDSAAHGGEGVARHEGAVIFVPGALPGDTVRATLVEVKKRFARARIDDIVESSPGRVPHRCPAAAAGAGCCDFSTASPELELEIKAKTVAEQLQRIGKLENLPEIEVIDLQPTVGWRTRFRLGVDSQGRAGMRATLSNEIVTGAVCAQAAAGVLDDVVAADARFTPGAELVVAVGSNGQRTVVESKKAARGRNVTRQTRKISGPATVEQQVGDTTFHLDPLGFWQAHVAAPTAYTDTVTEWLSSAELPADAHVWDLYGGVGLFVPAIRTALPNASISSVELGAGAAKAGRAAVQDAKVEFVTGDVAKVVDKLPAAAAIVLDPPRKGAGAAVIHKLAESTPQAVVHVGCDPATMARDLAVWVEHGYSLRDLRMFNAFPGTHHSETFAFLTRD
- a CDS encoding DUF3159 domain-containing protein, translated to MNQSPAVQNTEAATDAEPTLLEQMGGLSGLVSSTLPILVLIPVNNRLGLLPALAAALGVALVIAIVRMVRKENMQPAVSGVIGVAIGAGIAWYTGDAKGYFLYGIWVSLLFGIVFLLSIASRWPAVGVIWRGINGEDMSWRKNKIALRMYDLATGAWAVVFFSRFFVQNNLYNQDATNTLAAVKLIMGWPLTGLVTLLTVWAVRRANAAQEEAQSHG